In Prosthecobacter vanneervenii, the following are encoded in one genomic region:
- a CDS encoding S53 family peptidase gives MSPTNHLRSFLIASTLAAFSAGLSAADKHGNYHRVDQNEGPPENVDSHAPETDRIHAHSPLWARGPSSATPQLTSGPTGYTPAQIRHAYGFDKITGNGAGQTIAIIDAYGSPSLANDLKVFCTTFGLPQATLGVYYPQGKPSANSGWALETSLDVQWAHAVAPGARIVVVVAKSASLSNLLGAVDYAVKTLGARQVSMSWGSSEFSSEASYDSHFNKAGVSFFASSGDSGAGVIWPAASPYVVAVGGTTLQIGSTGAVTSETGWSGSGGGLSAYYAKPSWQSTFTSATRRAVPDVSYDADPATGFPVYISNYNGTTGWIQVGGTSAGAPQWAAQQALINAARTTSMSSTGSYIYSDATRAYATDFYDITSGSNGAYTATPGLDLVTGLGSPNAAAFVPDMAAAK, from the coding sequence ATGAGCCCCACCAACCACCTGCGCTCCTTCCTCATCGCCTCCACCCTCGCAGCCTTCTCTGCGGGACTCTCCGCCGCCGACAAGCATGGCAACTACCACCGAGTCGATCAAAACGAAGGCCCTCCGGAAAACGTGGACAGCCACGCTCCCGAGACGGATCGCATCCACGCCCACTCTCCGCTCTGGGCTCGTGGCCCCAGCAGCGCCACGCCGCAGCTCACCAGCGGCCCCACAGGCTACACTCCCGCGCAGATCCGCCATGCCTATGGCTTTGACAAGATCACTGGCAACGGCGCCGGGCAGACCATCGCCATCATTGATGCCTACGGCAGCCCCTCCCTGGCCAATGACCTCAAAGTTTTCTGCACCACCTTTGGCCTCCCGCAGGCCACCCTCGGCGTCTATTATCCGCAGGGAAAACCCAGCGCCAACAGCGGCTGGGCGCTCGAGACCTCCCTCGACGTGCAGTGGGCCCACGCCGTGGCCCCCGGTGCGCGCATCGTCGTCGTCGTCGCCAAATCCGCCAGCCTGAGCAATCTCCTCGGAGCCGTGGACTACGCCGTCAAAACCCTCGGTGCCAGGCAGGTCTCCATGAGCTGGGGCTCCTCCGAGTTCTCCTCTGAGGCCAGCTACGACTCCCACTTCAACAAAGCCGGCGTCTCCTTCTTTGCCTCCTCTGGCGACAGCGGCGCAGGCGTCATCTGGCCCGCAGCCTCACCCTACGTCGTGGCCGTCGGCGGCACCACCCTGCAGATCGGCAGCACCGGCGCCGTCACCTCCGAGACCGGCTGGAGCGGCAGTGGCGGCGGACTCAGCGCCTACTACGCCAAGCCCTCCTGGCAGTCCACCTTTACCTCCGCCACACGCCGTGCCGTGCCCGATGTCAGCTACGATGCCGACCCCGCCACCGGCTTCCCTGTTTACATCTCCAACTACAACGGCACCACCGGCTGGATCCAGGTGGGCGGCACCAGCGCAGGTGCACCCCAGTGGGCCGCGCAGCAGGCGCTCATCAATGCCGCACGCACCACCAGCATGAGCAGCACCGGCAGCTACATCTACTCAGACGCCACCCGCGCCTACGCCACCGACTTTTACGACATCACCTCCGGCAGCAACGGCGCCTACACCGCCACCCCCGGCCTCGACCTCGTCACCGGACTCGGCAGCCCCAACGCCGCCGCCTTCGTCCCCGACATGGCCGCCGCCAAGTAA
- a CDS encoding HEAT repeat domain-containing protein, with the protein MSFHTTALGAGVHSWAWTWFAALIFALVPGATGTLHGTEMVEKYVAEATPPTDWQQAGIRAAMQDPSPQVRAEAAYYCGARYWSRRCLKMADLMPLLQDPDPEVRITAMMGLRGMGPLLTPEAGRLLTAMIVQQENLDLSWTDLSWKAILALDGLGPQVAPMVLPHVLPLLDKADAEMKRRIIHCVLETGRAAAPYATALLPLLNETDLEMRELVLRALQDMDIGQARPPNAAEVAPAVARALLPLLKDPDLGYSIPSLLGTLGPEAASITLPILLPMLDDPAEDSTFFAQLGKAAPEVVLFHLLPRLRHTEAHMRRGILLTLSCMGPAAAPCLPDVRPLLRDPDSIVRDLAISVLAEHSEGSATYFKDIFPLLQDADTRVQCAAIDALSKMGSDHAPAVVRALLPLLNPADGDLRRSVRSAFVPLRQAALTLSSELAPALEKANPWMQLPIIEALCPIPTDAQAAPFIRILRPYLQEKEADLRHAAARVLAGIGTSPQTAVFIREELLPLLQDQDLEMRAAVLRGLPASFLAGHIQPLLHSIDSNVWHEALCALMRMEEKAAPYAAELLPLVQDPRSPRSLYEPVYEVFKTMGAAAAPVLHPAMLQRLSQPDREDRYLIGECLDELGNLHSSPAWQCAALAAAHSMAAAKGTPGSDAHDLEQLRVHLYLWSGRDPELLLSVRWLGKPATAPMPANGAALSAAEQQAVLHMLHTLWPHSAPYPALRQEMAARIADVAQSITTATEEKTAALLKSIDEQLKADTVKKNQPASAKARAAVEGALVRVRE; encoded by the coding sequence ATGTCATTTCATACCACAGCACTTGGTGCCGGGGTGCACAGTTGGGCATGGACTTGGTTTGCCGCATTGATTTTCGCACTCGTCCCCGGCGCCACAGGCACATTGCACGGCACGGAGATGGTGGAAAAATACGTCGCAGAGGCCACACCGCCCACCGATTGGCAGCAGGCGGGCATCCGCGCTGCCATGCAGGATCCCTCTCCGCAGGTGCGCGCAGAGGCGGCGTACTATTGCGGAGCGCGCTACTGGTCCAGGCGCTGCCTCAAAATGGCGGACCTCATGCCCTTGCTGCAAGACCCCGACCCCGAGGTGAGGATCACCGCGATGATGGGCCTCCGCGGCATGGGGCCGCTGCTCACCCCCGAGGCCGGGCGGCTGCTCACTGCCATGATCGTGCAGCAGGAGAATCTCGATCTCAGTTGGACCGATCTCAGCTGGAAGGCCATCCTTGCGCTGGACGGCCTGGGTCCGCAGGTGGCACCCATGGTGCTGCCACACGTGCTGCCCCTGCTGGACAAGGCAGACGCCGAAATGAAGAGGCGCATCATCCATTGCGTGCTGGAGACAGGCCGCGCCGCCGCCCCCTACGCCACGGCCCTGCTGCCTCTCTTGAATGAAACCGATCTCGAGATGCGGGAGCTTGTGCTGCGTGCACTGCAGGACATGGATATCGGCCAGGCCCGTCCGCCCAATGCTGCCGAGGTGGCCCCCGCCGTGGCCAGAGCGCTGCTGCCCCTGCTCAAGGATCCCGATCTAGGCTACAGCATCCCATCGCTGCTCGGTACCCTCGGCCCGGAGGCAGCCTCTATCACACTACCCATCCTGCTTCCCATGCTGGACGACCCCGCCGAGGACAGCACCTTCTTCGCACAGCTAGGCAAGGCAGCGCCCGAGGTCGTGCTGTTCCATCTGCTGCCACGCCTGCGGCATACCGAGGCCCATATGCGGCGCGGCATCCTCCTCACACTCTCCTGCATGGGCCCTGCCGCAGCGCCCTGCCTCCCAGACGTGCGCCCTCTGCTGCGCGATCCCGACAGCATCGTGCGGGACTTGGCCATCAGCGTGCTGGCAGAGCACAGCGAAGGCAGCGCCACCTATTTCAAAGACATCTTCCCCCTGCTGCAAGATGCCGACACTCGTGTGCAATGCGCTGCCATCGATGCCCTTTCCAAAATGGGCTCTGATCATGCGCCCGCCGTCGTCAGAGCCCTGCTGCCGCTGCTGAATCCTGCCGATGGCGACCTGCGCCGCAGCGTGCGCTCCGCCTTTGTGCCGCTGCGTCAGGCCGCGCTCACTCTCAGCAGCGAGCTCGCACCCGCGCTGGAAAAGGCCAATCCCTGGATGCAGCTCCCCATCATTGAGGCCCTTTGCCCCATCCCCACAGACGCCCAGGCCGCGCCCTTCATCCGCATCCTGCGCCCGTATTTGCAGGAGAAGGAAGCCGACCTGCGCCATGCTGCCGCCAGGGTGCTCGCAGGCATCGGCACCAGCCCTCAGACCGCCGTCTTCATCCGCGAGGAACTGCTGCCGCTGCTGCAGGATCAGGATCTTGAAATGCGCGCCGCTGTGCTCCGTGGCCTGCCCGCCTCGTTCCTTGCCGGCCACATCCAGCCCCTGCTGCACTCCATCGACAGCAACGTGTGGCATGAGGCGCTGTGCGCACTCATGCGCATGGAGGAGAAAGCCGCCCCCTACGCCGCAGAGCTGCTCCCGCTGGTGCAGGATCCCCGCAGCCCGCGCTCGCTCTACGAGCCGGTGTATGAAGTCTTCAAGACCATGGGCGCAGCCGCCGCCCCCGTTCTGCATCCCGCCATGCTCCAGAGGCTCTCCCAGCCCGACCGGGAGGATAGGTATCTCATAGGCGAGTGCCTCGACGAACTGGGCAATCTCCATTCCTCCCCCGCCTGGCAGTGCGCCGCACTCGCCGCCGCCCACAGCATGGCCGCTGCCAAAGGCACACCCGGGAGCGATGCCCACGATCTCGAGCAGTTGCGCGTACACCTCTACCTCTGGTCAGGCCGCGATCCCGAACTGCTCCTCAGTGTGCGCTGGCTTGGCAAACCCGCCACTGCTCCCATGCCCGCAAACGGCGCAGCCCTCAGCGCCGCAGAGCAGCAGGCCGTGCTGCATATGCTCCACACCCTCTGGCCCCACAGCGCTCCCTATCCAGCCCTGCGCCAGGAGATGGCCGCACGCATCGCCGATGTCGCGCAAAGCATCACCACTGCAACGGAGGAAAAAACAGCCGCGCTGCTCAAGAGCATCGATGAGCAGCTCAAAGCCGACACCGTCAAAAAAAACCAGCCCGCCTCCGCCAAGGCGCGTGCTGCAGTGGAAGGTGCGTTGGTTCGTGTGAGGGAATAG
- a CDS encoding tetratricopeptide repeat protein, which yields MAEAPARSKFAAAPMNIFQHLARWLLCLTAAAFLTACPCCISDGYRTVNLISHPASVAALQRGDLAGAIRILKPRLAAHPNNAELSYTLGCVYLVMSDTMSARATKCELQTRGWRLVESAAGRHIPAEILLAHAHLTGCWGKQPSPALYRQHKEMVNKVYQAQQQKPSALEFNHRAWVMIGLGQPRTPEAGPWPPEQASPSGKAR from the coding sequence ATGGCTGAAGCACCCGCCCGTTCCAAATTCGCCGCCGCCCCCATGAACATCTTCCAACATCTAGCCCGCTGGCTCCTTTGTCTAACGGCGGCAGCCTTTCTGACCGCCTGCCCCTGCTGCATATCCGACGGCTACCGCACTGTGAACCTAATCTCCCATCCCGCTTCAGTGGCGGCACTGCAGCGAGGGGATCTGGCCGGTGCCATACGCATTCTGAAGCCGAGGTTGGCAGCCCATCCGAACAATGCCGAGCTGAGCTACACACTGGGCTGCGTGTATTTGGTGATGTCTGATACCATGTCGGCCCGTGCCACGAAATGTGAACTACAGACGCGTGGCTGGCGTCTGGTGGAGTCTGCGGCTGGCAGACACATTCCGGCGGAGATTCTGCTGGCGCATGCGCACCTCACCGGCTGCTGGGGCAAGCAGCCCAGCCCAGCCCTTTACCGCCAGCACAAAGAGATGGTCAACAAAGTGTATCAGGCACAGCAGCAGAAGCCGAGCGCGCTGGAATTCAACCATAGGGCTTGGGTAATGATCGGTCTGGGGCAACCGCGCACTCCCGAAGCCGGTCCCTGGCCTCCGGAACAGGCATCACCATCAGGCAAAGCTCGCTGA